A single Pseudomonas sp. MM223 DNA region contains:
- the capB_2 gene encoding Cold shock protein CapB (*Name capB_2): MSNRQQGTVKWFNDEKGYGFITPAGGGDDLFVHFKAIESDGFKSLKEGQTVSFVAERGQKGMQAAQVRPE; this comes from the coding sequence CAACAAGGCACCGTCAAATGGTTCAATGATGAGAAAGGCTACGGCTTCATCACCCCAGCAGGCGGCGGCGACGACCTGTTCGTACACTTCAAGGCCATCGAATCCGACGGCTTCAAGAGCCTGAAAGAAGGCCAGACTGTTTCCTTCGTCGCCGAGCGCGGCCAGAAGGGCATGCAGGCTGCACAGGTTCGTCCGGAGTAA